In the genome of Xiphias gladius isolate SHS-SW01 ecotype Sanya breed wild chromosome 1, ASM1685928v1, whole genome shotgun sequence, the window TGCAAGCCTAAATCTAAACATCCAGATCTGAGTCCAGTATcgttttttaaaactgttcatgaaaaaacaaacagaaaaaaggttcttgtttacatttgttttaaacatttaaaagaatcAAACATTGACCACTAAATATGACCAAGTTGGACACATGGCATGGCAAATCAGGAAGTTAAAGACAAGTCATTACAGAGAGCAAAAAATTATCATGAATTATTCAGAACATGGGACGTAAGGATctaattcttttcattttcagttcttGGGTTTCACTTATGTGGTGCattaggacttttttttcttaactgtgtCACTGACCTCAAATATTGTGTTAGGTTGTTCTAGGCTGTGTCAGGCTGatcttcatatttaatttatgaaaGTTTTATAGCCAAAAAAGGGCAGTTCTGCTCTTTCCTCTCTTAGATCGGTCTTATTCCAGCATACATGCAGAAGACAGTGAACTGGAACTGCCTCAGAGTTCCAGCTGAGTGGTGAACTGTTCCCCGTGGTTTAAGAACAGACGCTGCAGAAGGCCTGTAAAATGGCACCAGATAATTCAGAAACATGGGAAGAATCCCTCTCTACtcaaaagtcttttttttttcatttgcccCTTTTTCAGTCAATTTGTAGATGTTGCTTTCATAACACAgtaattcagtcattttaatgcAAATTCTGAGTTAGGTGATTATACATGTACCCACATCTTACACTGTGCAGTCGAGGCAAAGTCCTTAACTTGTAACCAAAACTAGGATGAAGGCCCCTAACTAGTGACTAGATGAGAAGTGTGTTGTTCGGGTGGGAGCCCTGAACATGTCTGCCTCCAGCTTTTTGTCGCGCAACGACATGATCATTACCCAATCTTGAGATTTGCttcaaattaagaaaatatatttacatcaCTGTCTGGCTGCCTTCTCTTACAGGGTATCAACTTCTGTCCAGGTCAAGAAGTCCCAGGTGTGACTACCCACAACCAGGAAGAGCACGAACTTGAGCCACTCATTTTCCACCTGGGACGGGATCCCGGGGAAAAGTACCCAATCAGGTCAGTTGCCTAAAAACTGCTTACAGCTGCTTTCCAGGAGAgggacagaagagaagagaagatcgGGAATGAGCGAGGGGAGTCGCACACGAACAGAATAAGAGATGTTGGACAATGAAGAGGAGAGGTGTGAGAGTAGGAAGGTTGTTTGCCTGTTGGTAGCACAGACTGTGTATGAGATCAGCGCTGAttcagtggcatgaaaaagaaGGCGGCGGATTGATCTGCTCAGCCAGAGAGCGCCCGATTACACCCTTCTCTTTGTGATTGCAAACAGCTCCTTAAAGATTACTATCTTGCCCTCAACCCTCTGGTGCACCACTGCAGGTTATAATTGCAAGATAAATTGTTCATGTCTAAATTGAGAGCGAGTGCTGTTTAATGgagttttgtgtgtctctgcctCAGCTCAGAGGAGAGTCAAGAAACTCCGAGAGGAGAGAGTGATGCCAGAGGACACAGACAGCCAAGGCTGAACTACAGCTATTACTAAATAAGGTTGCAAAGAGAGATGAGCATCATCTTTTACTGCGTACTTTCAATATAGAATATTTAtgtgatctttaaaaaaaatgacgcAAGCCGACACCATGatttatacattaaaataatCTCAAAATCGCTTTGATGAGAGAATATTCCTTTTGTGCACAGTGTTCACTTTGGTTTCCTCCTGCCATAAAACCTCCTAGACTGACCtttcttttctgcctttcaTATTTTGCTTTGGCCTCATCTCTTCTTTGCCTCCTGCTCAAACTCCTTTCAGTTCTGAAGTGAGATTGGATGATAAAACAttaatgatgtttttcatttgcccACCTTTTAGCCTTGCTATTCACttggaagaataaaaaaaaaaaaaaaaaaaaaaaaaagcaaaaaaacaatcaatatgcAGCCATGTGTTGTGTGGTGCTGAGTGCTAGATATgtgcaaaacacagacacaaaccaaaAATGCACACTCATTTACCACTTCTGCACAGAGGGGTCATTGAGTATGTCTACAGCTGCATGACCTCTTCACTGTTTATGCACTGTTCTTCTTCTATCCACTCTAATCTGCACTATTTATTCCCCCTTGCCCGCCGAACTTTTGTCTTACTTTTCCCCATGCTACTTAGCTCTCTGTCTCCCCGCGTACTCGTGCGCGTCTTGGCTCACTTCTCACCACTCAGCCGCTGTGCCTCTGCATCCACTGGTATCGTTCTACTCCATCCTAGTTAAGCGCGTGTCtgtacacatgtgtgtgtgttcgttttGACTGTGTGCTCCTCGGTCCCCCAGCTGGACTGGCTTCCTGGCCGTCATTAATCTTTGTCGGCACCTAAAGAGCCACTTAAGATGATGTAGGGCCTGTCTGCACACATACCTTCACTACTGTCGCAGGCTGTGATATAGCAAagtgctcacacacatacacaatccCCAGTCCGGAATAGTCGCCCAGGAAAAAAGTGTATATTATAATTATGTAATCTAGGAGAGAATTTGGGAACTAACATATTGTCGTTTTTAGTTTctatttgtttgtcttttgtcttttaactgacGGCTGTAACCAGACGTCTAGCTACCATTGTTTCACACAAATGTGATGTGGAGTTAGAAGGATGACAAGGCCTGTGTTGGTGGTCCATCTGTCTTGGATGAAACACAGGTCTGCATCTACCTACCTCAGTGAGTTTGTATCCACACCGGATTTTTCCTAAGCCCTTCCCTTTCCACTTCGCCCTCCATCTCTGTGACCTAAGGCCTTGAGGTTAACACATCCTGCTTTCTCACCAGCTACCTCAGCTCACGTCCCCAGAGCCCCGGTCATACAGAATGTAAGTCCTAGCCCTAACACTGCAGGTAGCCCTGCACAGTCTGGCCTCATCTGCTGCCTGCCATCATGCTCTTGTGTCCCCAATCAATAGTCCTCACTGAAGTGCTCAATTTCCACTGGGGTGGAGAAGAtggtggaggggagggggaggcaggACAGATGTATTTGATTGTCTCCTCAATTCCCCCACCTTCTGCTACTGTGTGGTTGTTGttgggtgtgcgtgtgtatgtgtgtgtgtgtgtgtgtgtgtgtgttccagcaATTGTGTTATGAATCAGTAATCAGAGTGGTGACACACCTGAGCAATGCCCCCATCCCCCTTGGGTGCCATACATTATAAATCAAAAGACTCAATTTGCATACAGCCTGCTTATTATTCCAGATTTTGCCTCTACACCAGTAAGCTAAGGGTTATAATCATGATAATGAGGTGTGCTGACTGTGGgcttttcattatttgtttgcaGAGGAGACATAAACAAATGATATTATTAGTTTTTGATTTAGAGGTCTGCACTAAAGATTTTCAATGCATACACAAAACAGTAGGAAACTTTGTGTCTTATGCAAGTTTCTCAGTACATGGCATGCTTTGCTTGCAGTCTGATAAATCTCCTTTACATTTACTTCTATTAAGTTGCTTCACTTATCACAAAATGAATCGCATTTTGAATGAATCAGTAGTGGGCACAGATAGGAGGGGAATGAAATATCCCTCTTGCTGATGGAGATCAGGCGAAAGCAAAAGTTGCGATTTAAGATAGCTGAAGCAATTTAATCtgaatgtctgatttttttttttttttttgggggggggggggtaatccGGTTTTTGACTATCAGCTAGAGTCACAATGTTAAGATAGTTGGCTTATGACGAATGTGGCACACAAGGAGAGAGACTAATTGCAGCCAGTGCACTACCAGTCGACTACCAGTCGAGTAATTGTAGGGGAAAGTAAAGACTGAGAGTATCAAGGAAAGGAGCAGGTGCTGGCTGATGGAGGAAGCCTTGCTGCCCTGTGGGAGATCTAAGAGGGAGGGTAGGTGTGAGCTGGACAGAGCCTGGGGTTATTACTCTAATTGACACTTCACctcacatacatgcacatgttcCCCAGGGGCCAATCAGAGGGCCGGGTTTGCAGTGAAGGGAGGATGGAAGGCTGGCACAGGTGCTGCCGGCGAGTGTATCAAGGGTGTAATTGCACTGCTGATATTTGTCTATCTGTGTGTCACGCCACCAGACGCCCACtcacacgcgcacaaacacacacacacgcgtgcaaACACAGCCCATTAACCCTACAGGTCCTATTGAGAGCAACGTTCCTTTGAAAGCCTTCAGGCCCCCTGTGTTTTACACACTGAATATAATAATGCACAGAGGTGCTCGGGCTCACTGGTGTCCAAAAGCAGTAATTGAGAGACAGGGGATGGGATGGGGGTTACATAGTTCACCCTGCTGTGTGCGCTTTCCCAAAGGGTGCCTGAGTGGACAGcctgagtgtgtgcgtgtttgtgtttatgcatTAATGTCTTTGTTGCTGAAAAGCTACAGCATGTCACCACTGTACCATGATAAGTTAAATAAGTAGACCGCTGTATTGTTTTATTACTGGATACATGTACGCACTGCATTCACTGCACAACACTCCTTaacaaaaaaaggctttttaacTGATggtaaaacagctgaaacaaaggGACAGAACAGATTCAGAATAaactgcgtgtgtttgtgtcaatGTGCACTATGCGTTAACATATAGGGCCGGATTTGTATATTTGGaaatgtgtgtacatacagtatatttacatgtatgcGACCAATAGATCAGTTCAAACTCATTCAGTGTCACCTTTGTTATTGTTTAAGccgtttgtttatttaaaaaaaatttgattcaaaactgtttttaatacaGGTAGTAAGGCTTTCTATATGCTGAGCAATAGAATGGAAAGAATTAGTCGATTAACCGAGTAGTAGAAATAATCAGCTATTTCAAAAATCGATTATTCATTTCAGTTatgtttcaagcaaaaatgccaaacatctgctggttatagcttctttttcacatatatataaaatgaaaatcatagggttttggacttttggtcaggCAAAACatgacatctgaagacgtcatcTTAGGCTCGGGGAAattttgatggacattttttcactaATGATAATGAAACTCATTATTAGTTGTGCACCCGCTGACCATGTCTGTCGTGTGtctttgcagtgttttgacTAAGGAGTACATGGATGTGCTGAGCAGGATCTCTCCGGTCGTGGAGCAGCATAAGAAGACTCTGGTGCCTGGAATTCCCCAGCTCAATATGTGTGACTTGGCAGTGATGGTGAGATTTACGTTCCATAAATAAGTACATCTGTAAATGTGTAGAAGTGTAactcatctctcttttctctccatcacacTTGTACATTAGATGAATGAATACAATAGAGACATCGATGAAGCCGTTATGAAAGaatgtaaaatcaataaaagtCTCTGAATGCAGATATTTTCTAAGTTGCCATCTGCATTGCCTGTAGACTATTAATGCTCTAATTTGACAGACTGACCTTTTAtgcttgtatttatttatcactGGTAATAACTTGCTCCAAAATGTGTATCATATTTGATGGGGTCAAAGTAAATAATCACTCCAATCTGGACTTTTTGTCCTGGATTATCTAAAGCAGCTGAATTGAGCAGTGGCTTTGTCTCCCCGAGCACCGAGGACTGTGAACTACACTGCTCTGGATTTATTTGTGTCACAGCACTGCCCCCTTgtgatgaataaaataaacacaattttatgTAGGGCTAGAATGGGTCATGTTTCTGTGCTGTCTTATAATGTACTCTCTTGTCCTCTGTCATACTAATGTGGTTCCAAAAGCCAAATGTCTGTTAACAATCTAAAAATCTACTCTTGGCAGCATTAGTCACATActtgtggggggaaaaaaaactgcagttttatgAACACTTATCAttgttgtctgtgaacaagGCAACTGTTACATTTTGTATGTTGCATGGTTTGTCAGAACAAGGCACCATTTGAGGGTCTGAATTCCTGTGGCTTTTCCTTCATATTAGTcatttaactgaaactgaaatttcacTACTTTAGTATTTGGTATTTTGAAGAAGTTTTTGAGACTGGAATTTatactgaatataaatattGTGCTGTGTGAAACCTAGTCTGTAATATCACCACCTAATGAGGAGGAGGTTGTTTTACTAGCACATTCaggtaaaaataataaaatgatattgGTAAGCACTgcaaaaaaattccaaaaattacCAGACCAGCTGCATAcgtggaaaaaaattaatgtacGTGTAAATTGTTCTGCcaataaaataaaccttttcCTGTGATAAACCGGAAAAAAATGGCATGACAGGTCAGTACTTGTTAAATGATGCAGAGCCAGAGGACAATACTTTGAAATGAACCGGATATAAAGGACAGAGGATAGGAAACAGTGCCAACTAATAGCCTTATGCCCCTTATCTTATATCCCCCCCCTTCCGGGGGACAAAAAGCTAAACTTTTACaagattattattatgttattgttatattatatGTTTGAACATTACTGCTTACTGCAATGGCTGCTCTCTGTTGCAGAATTGGTCCCCGCCAGGCTGCGAGAAGTTAGGAAAGTGTCTCAAAGCACCCAAGTCTGAGCCCTGGAAGTGCGACTGGCCACACTGAGAGCAAGAACTGTGGAGCCAGACACAAGGCGAAGGAAGAAAAACCTCAAGATGTGCCTTTCAACCGAACAACAAGCAACctttaaaaggaaatgttttcaaataatttgtAAAGCAGTTAATGTATCATGTCGAAGAGGACAGAGGGTAAACCCAAGGGAGTTGAGTTGATTTAACAACAGTAAATCGATCATGCAAATAACTTTTACAGCTGTCATTTCAATGAGCCACCAGGATTTCTACCTGATTATTGATCTAgaacacaaaggaaaatgtatttattttgatcatGCCTGATCTAATAAATTGTACCAAATTCAATTATTGGATTAATTCTGTATCCTTTTTACATGCGTACTGCAAAAGtaatggtttacattttttttaaaagtgattttttttttcttttattgcatTATATTATGACTACATTTGGGACTGATGTAGGTTAAGAAATGAATATGCCGTAGATTCAGTTTGCTCATAATTCATGCTTTATGTGTACATaaacacatggaaaaataaGTCATTATCAAATTGACTGTAGCTCTGATCATGGGTCTTAAAATACCTAACATCCAACACATCATTTCACAATGaattcaaatgttttacaaataaaattaaccaaACTCTCCATGCAGTTTAATTGATTACTGGCAGGCCCATGATGGAGATTTTTTTCTATGGCTCTGTGTATCTTATCGTGTATGTATGTCTTGTTGAGCAATAGCCGAGGTTGTGAAAATATCGTGCATTCTTTCTGTTCTCACTAACAAGTCATTTCCTAATCAGCCCAAAGGAAATAGCTTGTTGCAGGAAACAGAGTGAGCTGTCTTTTGCAAATGATAATGCACCATCATGCAAGCGGATCAGAGTCAAATAACATCCATGGACGCGGACACAGCTTTTCTCAAATCTAAGAGGGGAATCCTGAAAGTAGCAGAGATGGTGAGATATTGCACATCGTCATGACTTTGAACATTCGGGCACTTTCCTGCAGATGTTCGCCGTGCCAGCTACGATGTGTCGGCAGTGTTCTTTACACATTGGAAAGGGAAGCAGATAAAGTGTGTGAGGCAATAACGAAGAGGAGTCACAAGTTTGCTGTGTAATTTAGTTAACGATGTTACTAGAACTAGTTTGTTGATAGCAGTGACATGCGTTAACGTACCAAGAGCATTTTAGAGGCTAAAGGAGAAACTGGATCAGTTGTTTGTATACCAAAAATGTGATGTGGAACCGTTAGTGGAAACTCACAGTAAATAGGAAAAGCTGATTGCCAGTTCCTCTTTCTATACATAAACTGCAACATGCAACATGTTGAATGAAGGACAGCAGTGAATCTTGTGAATCTCAAGTCATACACTTCAACAATTTGttaacatatatgtatgtatgggGTTTTAGAATTCACATTTTCTATTATTGCAGTAACACTTTTTCTGTGtattgtgtgtctttttctgctttagGTGACTCTGTTTGTGGCATTTGTGTGTTTCGCTGTAGGCTCTGGACCAAAGTACATTGCTGCCACAGTGCTGGAGTTTCTGATCACTtcattgctgctgttgctgtacCTGCTCAAACTCAACAAGAGGCTGACTTTCTTCTTTTGGCCTCTCATTGTGGGTGACGTTTTACAGCACAACGTTATAATATTGACATTAACATCATGAGTTTTTGTAGTCCTTGTGAGACGAGAACAAGATGCTGTAcgtgttgcatttttttcaagttccTGTTCTTCACTtgttctctgctcttttcttctctccaggATGTTTTCAATTCAGTCTTTGCAGCAGTCTACTTTATTGTCTTGAGCCTGATGGCTTTGACAACATACGCTTTCACAGGCACAATGGTTGGAGGGGTGAgaaatatttcttatttatttaatctataaTTGCCATCTTGGTTGTGTGGGCCACACTTTCATATGGATTCATGGGGATTTTCCTCTACACGCtgtcaataaaattaaatattcaaacattACTTTTCTCTGTGTACATGTGCTGTAGCCCAATAACATGTAgttcgctctgtctctctctctctctctctcacacacacacacacacacacacacacacacacacacacacacacacatatatagtcATGTTTCCACCACTCCAGAGGATATAACATTAATTTGGTGAATTAAGgttaatttcctggagacttaccctaaccataacctcTTAACTTCAACCTAACCTTATCTTACCTTAACATTACACTTATATATGGGGACTAGCTTATTGTCTCCAAAAGGAAGTCGAGTCACCACAATGTGAGTAATAAATGtagacaatcacacacacacagaggacccCATATGTGTTGTCATGCAGCGAAGGctaatgcatttattttgagaTCTGCTCTCTATTTGCAGATAGTTGGTTTGATGTCAGCTGGTCTGCTCTGTATGGACAGCTACACGGTTTTCAAGAGCATCACATTCAACAAG includes:
- the LOC120788766 gene encoding proteolipid protein 2 is translated as MQADQSQITSMDADTAFLKSKRGILKVAEMVTLFVAFVCFAVGSGPKYIAATVLEFLITSLLLLLYLLKLNKRLTFFFWPLIDVFNSVFAAVYFIVLSLMALTTYAFTGTMVGGIVGLMSAGLLCMDSYTVFKSITFNKPRNATQSQNNERINQLQ